Proteins co-encoded in one Acidobacteriota bacterium genomic window:
- a CDS encoding Glu/Leu/Phe/Val dehydrogenase: MEKKPFNPFEMAQQQFDAVAEKLGLDQGTRDLLRNPLREYHFLIPVRMDDGSYKVFRGFRVQHSDARGPCKGGIRFHPHETVDTVRALATWMTWKCAVVDIPLGGGKGGVICNPPDLSDREQEGICRGWVRQVARNVGPVQDVPAPDVMTHGQHMLWMMDELEKIRGEKLPGFITGKPVGMGGSLGRTEATGYGVVYCIREAMKELGIDIKGATASIQGSGNVAQYTLDLFSQYGGKVIAISCWDQKEKKAYTYKCKDGIAFDKLMAAVDKFGTIDQAKAKSYGWEQLPGDAWIDQEVTVLVPAAQENMINGDNVNRIKDSVKIIAEGANGPTTPEADAVIKKRGIFVIPDFLANAGGVTCSYFEQVQCNMNYFWEKEEVLSKLDQKMTSAFKAVSKLARDKKEFMRDAAYMIAIQRVAQACKLRGWV; this comes from the coding sequence ATGGAAAAGAAGCCTTTCAATCCCTTTGAGATGGCCCAGCAGCAGTTCGACGCGGTGGCGGAGAAACTCGGCCTGGACCAGGGCACGCGCGACCTCCTGCGGAATCCCCTCCGCGAGTATCACTTCCTGATCCCCGTCCGCATGGATGACGGATCGTACAAAGTCTTCCGCGGGTTCCGCGTCCAGCACAGCGACGCGAGGGGCCCGTGCAAGGGCGGCATCCGCTTTCACCCCCACGAGACCGTGGACACGGTGCGGGCCCTCGCCACCTGGATGACGTGGAAGTGCGCGGTGGTGGACATCCCTCTCGGCGGCGGCAAGGGCGGCGTCATCTGCAACCCGCCGGACCTTTCCGATCGCGAGCAGGAAGGGATCTGCCGCGGATGGGTCCGCCAGGTCGCCCGAAACGTGGGCCCCGTTCAGGACGTGCCGGCGCCGGACGTCATGACCCACGGCCAGCACATGCTCTGGATGATGGACGAACTCGAGAAGATCCGGGGGGAGAAGCTGCCCGGCTTCATCACCGGCAAGCCCGTGGGCATGGGCGGGTCCCTGGGCCGCACCGAGGCCACCGGATACGGCGTGGTCTACTGCATCCGCGAGGCCATGAAGGAACTCGGAATCGACATCAAGGGCGCCACGGCGTCCATCCAGGGCTCCGGCAACGTGGCCCAGTACACCCTCGACCTCTTCAGCCAGTACGGCGGTAAGGTCATCGCCATCTCCTGCTGGGACCAGAAAGAGAAGAAGGCCTACACCTACAAGTGCAAGGACGGGATCGCCTTTGACAAGCTCATGGCCGCCGTGGACAAGTTCGGCACCATCGACCAGGCCAAGGCCAAGTCCTACGGCTGGGAACAGCTCCCCGGGGACGCCTGGATCGACCAGGAGGTCACCGTTCTCGTCCCTGCGGCCCAGGAGAACATGATCAACGGCGACAACGTGAACCGCATCAAGGACTCGGTCAAGATCATCGCCGAAGGCGCCAACGGGCCCACGACCCCCGAGGCCGACGCCGTCATCAAGAAGCGGGGCATCTTCGTGATCCCCGACTTCCTGGCCAACGCCGGCGGCGTGACCTGCTCCTATTTCGAGCAGGTCCAGTGCAACATGAACTACTTCTGGGAAAAGGAAGAGGTCCTCTCCAAGCTCGACCAGAAGATGACCTCGGCCTTCAAGGCCGTCTCCAAGCTGGCGCGCGACAAGAAGGAGTTCATGCGCGACGCGGCCTACATGATCGCCATCCAGCGCGTGGCCCAGGCCTGCAAGCTCCGCGGCTGGGTGTAA
- a CDS encoding PEP/pyruvate-binding domain-containing protein, with amino-acid sequence MSDRSYVNGEGPLPEVVARSKELRCLFALSRALGEPGLDVARLAARVHEILPAGFRFPESVEVRISYRGETFSSPGFRQTAWVLREPLPIEGVGHGTLEVAYLSVPDEVHRDRAFHLEEKKLVRVAALKIAKAFSTLSQETPSSVPAAGPRPEWQIILDLLRETDPNLWKRLLRKFLNYLSNVGAPAVNELIARFDPGSGVERDRESWGSNQPLQKRDVSAFEGVFDDLLAVASVILSHDEITALVKKWIRQDHVGFLALATEQKDLTLPQIADIVERIDEASREGEEALSATDALNVRVALTRRFLTERLPFIRVAKEYLGISMFARLLRRVIGPARSTGKLGGKASGLLLAEQILRQKGAGDPLVESIRFPRAWFLASDGLFEFVKHNSLEDTQSFKYSPPAEVRRSYPYLEQVFKHSFFPPELTTQLKVALDELGEGPLIVRSSSLLEDSEGTAFSGKYRSLFLANIGSPEQRLSALQDAIAEVYASVLGPDPIQYRRERGLLDFMEEMGILIQRVVGVPCGKYYLPAFAGVAFSHNEFRWSPRLKREDGILRIVAGLGTRAVDRVGDDYPTLISPGQPGLRVNADVSQAIRYAQKKVDVINLESGRFESVDFQDLLREVGDAYPLLEKVVSFSEDGTLRKPAGRLLDFRPEDLVITFAGLFEGTLFLKQMRAMMTLLEQAMGGPVDVEFAHDGRNLYMVQCRPQSRAGDERRLPVPEDVPPERRLFTANKYVTTAQVRGIRYIVYVDGAAYAAMASETDMMAVGEAVGRLNALLPHRSFILMGPGRWGSRGDILLGVRVTYSDISNSAMLVEVARRKGSYVPDLSFGTHFFQDLVESRIRYLALYPDDEGVIYNEGFLAGAPNVLPVLLPEYTYLEEVLRVIDLDHVAPGCRLEVIMDGERDQALAHLVEASEAGREDLSG; translated from the coding sequence ATGTCCGACCGGTCGTATGTCAACGGCGAGGGTCCCCTACCCGAGGTTGTGGCGAGAAGCAAGGAACTGCGATGCCTGTTCGCCCTGTCCCGGGCCCTCGGGGAGCCCGGCCTCGACGTCGCCCGCCTGGCGGCCCGCGTCCACGAGATCCTGCCGGCCGGATTCCGCTTTCCGGAGTCCGTGGAAGTGAGAATTTCCTACCGGGGAGAGACCTTCTCCTCCCCCGGGTTCCGTCAGACCGCCTGGGTCCTCCGGGAGCCCCTTCCCATCGAGGGAGTGGGCCACGGGACCTTGGAGGTGGCCTACCTGTCCGTTCCGGATGAGGTCCACCGGGACCGGGCCTTCCACCTGGAGGAGAAGAAGCTGGTCCGCGTCGCGGCGCTCAAGATCGCCAAGGCTTTCTCCACCCTTTCGCAGGAAACGCCTTCCAGCGTGCCGGCGGCGGGGCCCCGTCCCGAATGGCAGATCATCCTCGATCTCCTCCGGGAAACGGATCCCAACCTCTGGAAGAGGCTCCTGAGGAAATTCCTGAACTACCTGTCCAACGTGGGAGCCCCCGCCGTCAACGAACTCATCGCGCGCTTCGACCCGGGTTCGGGAGTGGAGAGGGACCGCGAGTCCTGGGGCTCCAACCAGCCCCTCCAGAAGCGTGACGTTTCGGCCTTCGAGGGCGTTTTCGACGACCTGCTCGCGGTGGCCAGCGTCATCCTGTCCCACGACGAGATCACGGCTTTGGTCAAGAAGTGGATCCGGCAGGACCACGTCGGGTTTCTCGCTCTCGCGACGGAACAGAAAGACCTGACCCTGCCCCAGATCGCGGACATCGTGGAGCGGATCGACGAAGCCTCCCGAGAGGGCGAAGAGGCCCTCTCGGCCACCGACGCCCTCAACGTCCGAGTGGCCCTGACGAGGCGCTTTCTCACGGAGAGGCTGCCCTTCATCCGGGTGGCGAAGGAGTACCTGGGCATTTCCATGTTCGCCCGCCTCCTCCGGAGGGTGATCGGCCCGGCCCGAAGCACGGGGAAATTGGGCGGAAAGGCCTCGGGGCTCCTGCTGGCCGAACAGATCCTGCGCCAGAAAGGCGCGGGGGATCCGCTCGTGGAGAGCATCCGGTTCCCGAGGGCCTGGTTCCTGGCCTCGGACGGGCTCTTCGAGTTCGTCAAGCACAACTCCCTGGAGGATACCCAATCCTTCAAGTACAGCCCCCCCGCCGAGGTCCGCCGAAGCTACCCCTACCTCGAGCAGGTCTTCAAGCACTCCTTCTTTCCTCCCGAACTCACGACCCAGCTCAAGGTGGCGTTGGACGAACTCGGGGAAGGCCCCCTCATCGTCCGATCCTCGAGCCTCCTCGAAGACAGCGAGGGCACGGCGTTTTCGGGGAAGTACCGGAGCCTGTTCCTGGCGAACATCGGGAGCCCCGAGCAGAGGCTCTCGGCCCTCCAGGACGCCATCGCCGAGGTGTACGCCTCGGTCCTCGGCCCGGACCCGATCCAGTACAGGCGGGAGCGCGGCCTGTTGGACTTCATGGAGGAGATGGGAATCCTGATCCAGCGGGTGGTCGGCGTGCCCTGTGGGAAGTACTACCTTCCCGCCTTCGCGGGCGTCGCCTTCAGCCACAACGAGTTCCGATGGTCCCCGCGCCTCAAGCGGGAAGACGGCATCCTCCGCATCGTGGCGGGCCTGGGAACCCGGGCCGTGGACCGCGTGGGCGACGACTACCCCACCCTGATCAGCCCCGGACAGCCCGGCCTCCGCGTAAACGCCGACGTGAGCCAGGCCATCCGGTACGCCCAAAAAAAGGTGGACGTCATCAACCTCGAATCCGGACGCTTCGAGTCCGTCGACTTTCAGGATCTGCTCCGGGAAGTGGGCGACGCGTATCCCCTTCTGGAGAAGGTCGTCTCCTTCTCCGAGGACGGCACCCTCCGCAAGCCCGCCGGCCGGCTGCTGGATTTCCGCCCGGAGGACCTCGTCATCACCTTCGCGGGCCTCTTCGAGGGAACCCTTTTTCTCAAGCAGATGCGGGCCATGATGACCCTCCTCGAACAGGCCATGGGGGGGCCGGTGGACGTGGAGTTCGCCCACGACGGTCGAAACCTGTACATGGTCCAGTGCAGGCCCCAGAGCCGGGCGGGCGACGAACGGCGCCTTCCCGTGCCGGAGGACGTTCCCCCGGAGCGCCGCCTGTTCACGGCGAACAAGTACGTCACGACGGCCCAGGTTCGGGGCATCCGGTACATCGTGTACGTGGACGGGGCGGCCTACGCGGCCATGGCTTCCGAAACGGACATGATGGCCGTCGGCGAGGCCGTGGGGCGGCTGAACGCCCTCCTGCCGCACCGTTCTTTCATCCTCATGGGTCCGGGACGCTGGGGGAGCCGGGGAGACATTCTCCTCGGGGTCCGCGTGACTTACTCGGACATCAGCAACAGCGCCATGCTCGTGGAGGTCGCCCGGCGGAAGGGCTCGTACGTGCCCGATCTCTCCTTCGGGACCCACTTCTTCCAGGACCTCGTGGAGTCACGCATCCGATACTTGGCGCTTTACCCGGACGACGAGGGAGTAATCTACAACGAAGGGTTCCTGGCGGGCGCTCCCAACGTCCTCCCGGTGCTCCTTCCGGAATACACCTATCTGGAAGAGGTCCTCCGGGTGATCGACCTGGACCACGTGGCACCGGGTTGCCGCCTCGAGGTGATCATGGACGGGGAGCGGGACCAGGCCCTGGCCCACCTCGTGGAGGCCTCCGAGGCCGGGCGCGAGGACCTCTCAGGATAG
- a CDS encoding DUF362 domain-containing protein: MAAVVYFLTSRSVGNRSVLEGIPRLYAEAGEGTVREGDLVAIKVHVGQPGTTRFLRPQFVRAVVEEVRRRGGRPFLTDSNTLYRGPRDNAVDHALAAHAHGYDIHGTGAPFLAADGLTSKEFVEVPVHLKHFRSVRYGAAAHHADSLVVLTHFKGHMASGYGGAVKNVGMGLGSRAAKQQMHGNVKPSYEEPEKCTLCGTCASVCPAGAVEAEEALMRFDWHLCQGCGDCIVHCPQGALRIQWDSAPEILGEKMAEVAFGVLRAKTGKALFLNFLLEMTPDCDCLPWSDHPLVPDVGILASTDPVAIDQASADLVEAAPGLPNTRLRRAYEPGSDKFRDLHPSVDWQAQLAYAESLGLGTREYRLMDVLRGCPLSPEEALLSPAGRKGEEA; the protein is encoded by the coding sequence ATGGCGGCGGTCGTCTATTTTCTGACCTCACGCTCCGTCGGGAACCGTTCGGTTCTGGAGGGCATTCCCCGCCTGTACGCGGAAGCGGGGGAGGGGACCGTGAGGGAGGGAGACCTGGTGGCCATCAAGGTGCATGTGGGCCAACCGGGCACGACGCGCTTCCTTCGTCCCCAGTTCGTCCGGGCCGTGGTGGAGGAGGTCCGCCGGCGAGGAGGGCGGCCCTTCCTCACGGATTCGAACACCCTTTACCGGGGCCCGCGGGACAACGCCGTGGACCACGCCCTCGCCGCCCACGCCCACGGATACGACATTCATGGAACGGGGGCCCCCTTCCTGGCGGCCGACGGGCTCACGTCCAAGGAATTCGTGGAAGTTCCCGTACACCTGAAGCATTTCCGGTCCGTTCGATACGGGGCCGCGGCCCACCACGCCGACTCCCTCGTGGTCCTGACGCACTTCAAGGGGCACATGGCGTCCGGGTACGGCGGCGCCGTGAAGAACGTCGGCATGGGACTCGGCAGCCGGGCCGCCAAGCAGCAGATGCACGGAAACGTCAAGCCGTCCTACGAGGAACCCGAAAAGTGCACCTTGTGCGGGACCTGCGCGTCCGTCTGCCCCGCCGGGGCGGTGGAGGCGGAGGAGGCCCTCATGCGCTTCGACTGGCACCTTTGCCAGGGGTGCGGGGACTGCATCGTCCACTGCCCTCAGGGGGCCCTCCGAATCCAGTGGGACTCGGCTCCGGAGATCCTGGGCGAGAAGATGGCCGAGGTGGCCTTCGGCGTGCTGAGGGCCAAGACGGGCAAGGCCCTCTTCCTGAACTTCCTCCTGGAGATGACCCCCGACTGCGATTGCCTTCCGTGGTCCGACCACCCGCTGGTTCCGGACGTGGGCATCCTGGCGTCCACGGACCCCGTGGCCATCGACCAGGCCTCGGCGGATCTCGTGGAGGCGGCGCCCGGACTCCCCAACACGAGGCTGAGGAGGGCCTACGAGCCGGGGTCCGACAAGTTCCGGGATCTCCACCCGTCGGTGGACTGGCAGGCCCAGCTCGCCTACGCCGAGTCCCTCGGATTGGGCACGCGGGAGTACCGCCTCATGGATGTGCTGAGGGGATGCCCGCTGTCTCCCGAGGAGGCCCTTCTGTCTCCCGCGGGCCGGAAGGGGGAAGAGGCGTGA
- the msrA gene encoding peptide-methionine (S)-S-oxide reductase MsrA — protein MDREVVTLAGGCFWCLEAVFQDLKGVVSVESGYSGGHVENPSYKDVCSGTTGHAEAVQITFDPAVVSLDDLLEVFFALHDPTTLNRQGADTGTQYRSAIFYRNPGQRAAAEKAIRNLTEGKAYAGPIVTELAPFRAFYRAEAYHQNYYRQNPFQPYCQMVISPKLAKLQKLFKDRLVETGEGGGK, from the coding sequence ATGGATCGCGAAGTCGTCACCCTTGCGGGGGGGTGCTTCTGGTGCCTCGAGGCCGTCTTTCAGGACCTCAAGGGCGTCGTCTCGGTGGAGTCCGGATACTCGGGAGGCCACGTGGAAAACCCCTCGTACAAGGACGTTTGCTCGGGTACGACGGGCCATGCCGAGGCGGTCCAGATCACCTTCGACCCCGCCGTCGTGAGCCTGGACGACCTTCTGGAGGTCTTCTTCGCCCTGCACGACCCCACGACCCTCAACCGACAGGGGGCGGACACGGGCACCCAGTACCGGTCGGCGATCTTCTACCGGAACCCCGGGCAGAGAGCCGCCGCCGAAAAGGCGATCCGGAACCTGACGGAAGGGAAGGCCTACGCGGGCCCCATCGTGACCGAATTGGCGCCTTTCCGCGCCTTCTACCGCGCCGAGGCCTACCACCAGAACTACTACCGGCAGAACCCCTTCCAGCCCTACTGCCAGATGGTCATTTCTCCCAAACTGGCGAAGTTGCAGAAACTCTTCAAGGACAGGCTGGTCGAGACCGGTGAGGGCGGAGGGAAGTAG
- a CDS encoding ribonuclease HI family protein, producing MTRDRLDLLRRLYRHAKATGFGQDSEASRREFEDLFSTLAASLKRENAVGSGSTGELILHTDGGSRGNPGPAGAGGVLLDAEGGRVEDFALPLGVATNNEAEYHALIEGLKRAKARRPSRLVVRADSLLVIQQMRGAWRIKDRKLVKLHLEARRHLPSCPVVFEHVPREKNVEADRLANLAMDQQAGSEGSESA from the coding sequence GTGACGCGGGACCGCCTGGACCTCCTTCGGCGCCTCTACCGCCATGCCAAGGCCACGGGCTTCGGCCAGGATTCGGAGGCGAGCCGCCGGGAATTCGAGGACCTCTTCTCCACCCTCGCTGCGTCCCTGAAAAGGGAGAACGCGGTGGGGTCCGGTTCCACGGGCGAATTGATCCTGCACACGGATGGGGGGAGCCGGGGCAATCCGGGGCCCGCCGGCGCGGGGGGCGTCCTCCTCGATGCGGAGGGAGGCCGCGTGGAGGACTTCGCCCTCCCCCTGGGCGTGGCCACCAACAACGAGGCCGAGTACCACGCCCTCATCGAAGGCCTCAAGCGGGCCAAGGCGAGGCGGCCCTCCCGCCTCGTGGTGCGCGCCGACAGCCTCCTCGTGATCCAGCAGATGCGAGGGGCATGGCGCATCAAGGACCGGAAGCTGGTGAAGCTCCACCTCGAGGCGAGGCGCCACCTCCCGAGCTGTCCCGTCGTCTTCGAGCACGTGCCCCGCGAAAAGAACGTGGAGGCCGACCGCCTCGCCAACCTCGCCATGGACCAGCAGGCCGGGAGCGAGGGGAGCGAGAGCGCCTGA
- a CDS encoding carboxypeptidase-like regulatory domain-containing protein yields MRYLQNVVVPEGSPAAAQWNFQGRTVTGSVVDSEGAPVSSAVIHAGYSGQGTFPGFTTRTDASGRFELAGLGEGAIVLSARTADGRTATYDLSLSFEVPSAPVVIRLSEPGPGAP; encoded by the coding sequence ATGCGGTATCTGCAAAACGTCGTGGTCCCCGAGGGCTCCCCGGCCGCCGCTCAGTGGAATTTCCAAGGCAGAACCGTCACGGGAAGCGTGGTCGATTCGGAGGGGGCCCCAGTGTCCTCCGCCGTAATCCACGCCGGGTACTCAGGACAAGGCACCTTCCCCGGTTTCACGACCCGAACCGATGCATCCGGGCGTTTCGAATTGGCCGGGCTGGGAGAAGGCGCGATCGTGCTTTCTGCGCGGACGGCCGATGGCCGAACGGCGACTTACGACCTGTCCCTTTCTTTCGAGGTGCCCAGCGCTCCCGTGGTGATTCGGCTGTCGGAACCCGGGCCAGGCGCGCCCTGA
- a CDS encoding Trm112 family protein encodes MPLDKDFLEILACPLCKAPFEYREKGGKEQLVCTECRRVYPIEEGIPILLPDSGVLEEG; translated from the coding sequence ATGCCGTTGGACAAGGACTTTTTGGAGATCCTCGCCTGTCCCCTCTGCAAGGCGCCCTTCGAGTACCGGGAAAAGGGCGGGAAGGAACAGCTCGTCTGCACCGAGTGCCGGAGGGTCTATCCCATCGAGGAGGGGATCCCCATTCTCTTGCCTGATTCGGGAGTGCTGGAAGAAGGGTGA
- a CDS encoding vitamin B12-dependent ribonucleotide reductase: MDSTKTAANPPGPTPHRKNPSSEPAAGPPQTDKPGSPPGLNVEALLPFRLSRHFTRPELDPLDEVRYSRRTSKIVNVDGSVVFSMENAEVPEDWSQLASDIVISKYFRKAGVPGAGHETSVRQVIRRIAHTLRAEGDRFGGYFESREEGDAFEAELSHLLVTQKGAFNSPVWFNLGLWHEYGIEGSGGSYYWNPDTGKVEETANAYQHPQCSACFIQSVDDDLMSIFQLVKNEARLFKYGSGTGTNFSRLRSREEKLSGGGTSSGLMSFLEVLDRAAGATKSGGTTRRAAKMVILDMDHPEILDFINWKRREEAKAKKLAALGVDIDDAVHTVAGQNANNSVRATDAFMEAYEKDGEWTTTYRTVDQKAHTHKARHIMRQVAEAAWECGDPGLQFDTTINRWHTCKATDRIHASNPCSEYMFLDDSACNLASLNLMKFLAENGSFDVEGFKHAVGIFITAQEILVDLSSYPTDRIAQNSHDYRPLGLGYANLGTLLMVKGIPYDSPKGFAWCGAITSLMTGQAYSVSALLARRKGPFPGYGPNREHMLEVINMHRDASLKLETDLLPEPLALASRQVWDDALVFGRQYGFRNAQATVLAPTGTIGLLMDCDTTGIEPDFSLVKFKKLAGGGYFKIVNQSVERALDALGYPPAQVQEILTYILGTGRLEGTPHIHPASLQAKGLTEEETARVESQIPRIMDLPQAFSIHVLGEETLKRLGFSPDEARKPSFNLLAALGFTQAQIEEASLVACGHMTIEGAPYLKDEHLPVFDCANRCGKLGRRFIAPLGHVKMMAAAQPFISGAISKTVNLPASITPEEIERIYVEAWKRGLKALAVYRDGSKVTQPLSDGSTQKSASAEPSAPATTADLRWTPLQRKRLPKKRHGFTQEARVGGQKVYLRTGEYEDGRLGELFIDMHKEGAAFRSLMNCFAIAVSLGLQYGVPLEEYVDCFTFTRFEPQGPVSDHPNIKYATSVIDYLFRVLGMEYLGRTDFVQVKPEELEKIEAQKTLASPTASNQEVQAAEKTLKAPAPQVPVYKASGGSLSSHLSSMMGDAPFCNICGHITVRNGSCYKCLNCGNSLGCS, from the coding sequence ATGGACTCGACGAAAACCGCGGCGAACCCTCCCGGGCCGACCCCCCATCGCAAGAACCCTTCGAGCGAGCCCGCCGCAGGCCCGCCGCAGACCGACAAGCCCGGTTCCCCGCCCGGCCTGAACGTGGAGGCCCTCTTGCCGTTCCGCCTGAGCCGCCACTTCACGCGCCCCGAATTGGATCCGCTGGACGAGGTCCGCTACAGCCGCCGCACGTCCAAGATCGTGAACGTGGACGGCTCGGTGGTCTTCTCCATGGAGAACGCCGAGGTGCCCGAGGACTGGTCCCAGCTCGCCTCGGACATCGTCATCAGCAAGTATTTTCGAAAGGCGGGCGTGCCGGGGGCGGGGCATGAAACCTCCGTGCGCCAGGTGATCCGCCGGATCGCCCACACCCTTCGCGCGGAGGGAGACCGCTTCGGCGGCTACTTCGAGAGCCGGGAGGAGGGAGACGCCTTTGAGGCGGAGCTGAGCCACCTGCTGGTGACCCAGAAGGGCGCCTTCAATTCCCCCGTCTGGTTCAACCTCGGCCTCTGGCACGAGTACGGGATCGAGGGGTCCGGCGGGTCCTATTACTGGAACCCCGACACGGGGAAGGTCGAGGAGACCGCCAACGCCTACCAGCACCCCCAATGCTCCGCCTGCTTCATCCAGAGCGTGGACGACGACCTCATGAGCATCTTCCAGCTCGTGAAGAACGAAGCGCGCCTCTTCAAGTATGGATCGGGCACCGGCACCAACTTCTCCCGCCTTCGCTCCAGGGAGGAGAAGCTCTCGGGCGGGGGGACCTCCTCGGGGCTCATGTCCTTCCTCGAGGTTCTCGACCGCGCCGCGGGCGCCACCAAATCCGGGGGGACCACCCGCCGGGCCGCCAAGATGGTCATCCTGGACATGGACCATCCCGAGATCCTCGATTTCATCAACTGGAAGCGCCGCGAGGAGGCCAAGGCCAAGAAGCTCGCCGCGCTGGGGGTGGACATCGATGACGCCGTCCACACGGTGGCCGGCCAGAACGCCAACAACTCCGTGCGCGCCACCGACGCCTTCATGGAGGCCTACGAGAAAGACGGGGAGTGGACGACCACCTACCGCACCGTGGATCAGAAGGCGCACACCCACAAGGCTCGCCACATCATGAGGCAGGTGGCCGAGGCCGCCTGGGAGTGCGGCGATCCCGGCCTCCAGTTCGACACCACCATCAACCGGTGGCACACGTGCAAGGCGACGGACCGGATCCACGCCAGCAACCCCTGCTCCGAGTACATGTTCCTCGACGACTCGGCCTGCAACCTGGCCAGCCTGAACCTCATGAAATTCCTCGCCGAGAACGGGTCCTTCGACGTGGAGGGGTTCAAGCACGCCGTGGGGATTTTCATCACCGCCCAGGAGATCCTCGTGGATCTCTCCTCCTACCCCACGGACCGGATCGCCCAAAACAGCCACGATTACCGCCCCCTGGGCCTCGGGTATGCCAACCTGGGCACCCTCCTGATGGTCAAGGGGATCCCCTACGACAGCCCCAAGGGGTTCGCCTGGTGCGGAGCCATCACGAGCCTCATGACGGGGCAGGCCTACTCCGTTTCGGCGCTTCTCGCGCGGCGGAAGGGGCCTTTCCCGGGCTACGGCCCCAACCGAGAACACATGCTGGAAGTCATCAACATGCACCGGGACGCGAGCCTCAAGCTGGAGACGGACCTCCTCCCGGAGCCCCTCGCCCTGGCCAGCCGGCAGGTCTGGGACGACGCCCTCGTCTTCGGCCGCCAGTACGGCTTCCGGAACGCCCAGGCCACCGTCCTGGCCCCCACGGGGACCATCGGCCTCCTCATGGATTGCGACACGACGGGCATCGAGCCGGACTTCTCCCTGGTGAAGTTCAAGAAGCTCGCGGGGGGGGGCTACTTCAAGATCGTCAACCAGTCCGTGGAGAGGGCCCTGGACGCCCTGGGATACCCTCCCGCGCAGGTCCAGGAGATCCTGACCTACATCCTGGGGACGGGCCGCCTGGAGGGTACCCCCCACATTCACCCCGCGTCCCTGCAGGCCAAGGGGCTCACGGAGGAGGAGACGGCCCGGGTGGAAAGCCAGATCCCCAGGATCATGGACCTTCCCCAGGCCTTTTCCATTCACGTGCTCGGCGAGGAGACCCTCAAGCGACTCGGTTTCTCGCCGGATGAGGCGCGCAAGCCCTCCTTCAATCTCCTGGCCGCGCTGGGCTTCACCCAGGCCCAGATCGAGGAAGCCTCGCTGGTTGCCTGCGGCCACATGACCATCGAGGGGGCGCCCTATCTCAAGGACGAGCACCTCCCCGTCTTCGATTGCGCGAACCGCTGCGGAAAGCTGGGCCGACGGTTCATCGCCCCCCTCGGCCACGTGAAGATGATGGCCGCCGCGCAGCCCTTCATCTCGGGCGCCATCAGCAAGACGGTGAACCTCCCGGCCTCCATCACCCCCGAGGAGATCGAGCGGATCTACGTCGAAGCCTGGAAGCGGGGATTGAAGGCCCTGGCCGTGTACCGGGACGGATCCAAGGTGACCCAGCCCCTCTCGGACGGTTCCACCCAGAAGAGCGCCTCCGCCGAGCCGTCGGCTCCCGCCACCACCGCGGATTTGAGGTGGACGCCCCTCCAGCGCAAGCGCCTGCCCAAGAAGCGCCACGGATTCACGCAGGAGGCCCGCGTCGGGGGGCAGAAGGTCTACCTGAGGACGGGCGAATACGAAGACGGCCGCCTGGGAGAGCTCTTCATCGACATGCACAAGGAGGGAGCCGCCTTCCGGTCCCTCATGAACTGCTTCGCCATCGCCGTGTCCCTGGGCCTCCAGTACGGCGTGCCCCTGGAGGAATACGTGGACTGCTTCACCTTCACGCGCTTCGAACCCCAGGGCCCCGTCAGCGACCACCCCAACATCAAATACGCCACGTCGGTCATCGATTATCTCTTCCGGGTGCTCGGCATGGAGTATCTGGGACGGACGGACTTCGTCCAGGTGAAGCCGGAGGAGCTGGAGAAGATCGAGGCGCAAAAGACGCTGGCTTCCCCGACGGCCAGCAACCAGGAGGTTCAGGCCGCCGAGAAGACCCTCAAGGCGCCCGCTCCTCAGGTTCCGGTGTACAAGGCCTCGGGCGGGTCCCTTTCCTCCCACCTGTCGAGCATGATGGGTGACGCCCCCTTCTGCAACATCTGCGGCCACATCACCGTCCGCAACGGCTCCTGTTACAAATGCCTCAATTGCGGGAACAGCCTCGGCTGCTCCTGA